In Hyphomicrobium denitrificans 1NES1, one DNA window encodes the following:
- a CDS encoding APC family permease — MDYTASRAIGESASTELVRGIDWRGAFWVASGVPALVLFSIGGIAGTVGKVAFLVWTVSMIMGFIQSFTYAEIAGLFPNKSGGASVYGAAAWLRYGKWIAPLSVWCNWFAWTPVLSLGSSIAAAYILNALAPIPPADAPQVTAWISAHAASVAPDSPRVVEWLAANAGKTAQDAISALLSADGVAAFTPAIREWTLASGAIGPVHFSFNAAFFIGAALMLLTFAIQHRGIVGTASVQKYIGLLVIIPMLIVGVVPILTGQIEWSNFTPILPLKEAYAPAPGQWDIPGWTLVLGGLFIAAWSTYGFETAVCYTAEFRNPASDTFKAIFYSGLLCLLLFILVPFTFQGVLGLDGMLAPSIVDGSGVAEAMGKMVGGSGWISALLVMMMILALMLSIMTTMAGSSRTLYQASVDGWLPRYLSHTNHHGAPTSAMWTDLVTNLCLLAIACADAASFFFILAVSNCGYIIFNFLNLNSGWIHRIDNKNHPRPWKAPSILIALGAMLAFVNATFMGAGAKVWNPNALWAGLFTASLILPVFWFRHYVQDKGRFPAHMYEDLGVAPGEISSGRKAGILPYVTLLAGLATVLTANWVFHM; from the coding sequence ATGGATTACACGGCGAGTCGGGCGATAGGTGAGTCCGCATCAACGGAACTAGTTCGAGGTATTGATTGGCGGGGTGCGTTCTGGGTTGCCAGTGGCGTGCCGGCGCTGGTGCTGTTCTCGATTGGCGGCATCGCCGGAACCGTCGGCAAGGTTGCTTTCCTTGTCTGGACGGTTTCGATGATCATGGGTTTTATTCAATCTTTTACGTATGCTGAAATTGCCGGTCTTTTTCCCAACAAGTCCGGTGGTGCATCGGTATATGGTGCAGCCGCGTGGTTACGATACGGGAAATGGATTGCGCCACTGTCGGTGTGGTGCAACTGGTTCGCCTGGACACCGGTTCTCTCGCTCGGCTCCTCGATCGCGGCTGCTTACATATTGAATGCGCTCGCGCCGATTCCGCCGGCGGACGCACCCCAAGTCACAGCGTGGATAAGCGCGCATGCAGCAAGCGTCGCTCCGGACAGTCCGCGGGTCGTCGAATGGCTCGCCGCAAATGCCGGGAAAACTGCACAAGATGCAATCTCGGCACTTCTAAGCGCGGATGGCGTTGCCGCCTTCACTCCGGCAATCCGCGAGTGGACGCTGGCATCAGGCGCAATTGGTCCGGTCCACTTCTCATTCAATGCTGCGTTCTTTATCGGCGCGGCGCTTATGTTGTTAACCTTTGCAATCCAGCATCGAGGCATCGTCGGTACCGCGAGCGTCCAGAAGTATATTGGTCTCCTGGTCATCATTCCGATGCTTATTGTCGGCGTCGTTCCCATTCTGACGGGACAAATCGAATGGTCGAACTTCACTCCGATCCTGCCATTGAAGGAAGCCTACGCTCCGGCACCGGGCCAGTGGGATATTCCCGGCTGGACGCTGGTTCTGGGCGGGTTGTTCATCGCGGCGTGGTCAACATACGGGTTTGAAACTGCAGTCTGCTACACGGCTGAATTCAGAAATCCCGCTAGCGATACCTTCAAGGCCATCTTCTACTCGGGACTACTTTGCCTGCTTCTTTTCATCCTCGTGCCGTTCACGTTCCAGGGCGTTCTCGGCCTTGACGGGATGCTCGCACCATCGATTGTCGACGGTTCGGGTGTTGCGGAAGCGATGGGCAAGATGGTGGGTGGAAGCGGCTGGATCTCCGCACTTCTCGTCATGATGATGATCCTCGCGCTGATGCTGTCAATCATGACGACGATGGCAGGTTCGTCACGTACGCTCTACCAGGCCTCTGTGGACGGTTGGCTACCGCGCTATCTCAGCCACACGAACCACCATGGTGCGCCGACGAGCGCCATGTGGACAGATCTCGTTACAAACCTCTGTCTGCTGGCAATTGCGTGTGCTGATGCTGCAAGCTTCTTCTTTATTCTTGCAGTCTCGAACTGCGGCTACATCATCTTCAACTTCCTGAACCTGAACTCGGGTTGGATTCATCGCATTGATAACAAAAATCACCCACGTCCATGGAAGGCGCCGTCGATCCTCATCGCGCTTGGTGCGATGCTCGCTTTCGTCAACGCCACGTTCATGGGTGCGGGTGCCAAAGTCTGGAATCCGAATGCGCTGTGGGCCGGACTGTTCACCGCCTCGCTGATCCTGCCGGTGTTCTGGTTCCGTCACTATGTTCAGGACAAGGGTCGGTTTCCTGCGCACATGTATGAGGATCTTGGCGTCGCGCCGGGCGAGATAAGCAGCGGCAGGAAGGCAGGCATTTTACCGTACGTCACGCTGCTTGCGGGCTTGGCTACGGTACTGACCGCTAATTGGGTCTTCCATATGTAG
- a CDS encoding electron transfer flavoprotein subunit alpha/FixB family protein: MAGILIVAEHLNGVVRDITREAIGAAQSVKAALGGPVVVAVIGNDIAAIADSLDLAGVDEIVSVKAPADHFDPHIYEECVLELGKKYTPELILLGHTVNGMACAAAVAARLGAGFASDVLALSADANGVVATRGAYGNKVNLEVAFPERKIVVLALRGATYPVPDAKGNAQRTTFEPDLGKAAESMQHTGYIEAPQSDIDISKAEYILSVGRGIQEKDNLPRFEQLAGRLGFTFGCSRPIVDSGWLPKPHQVGQSGKVASACKVYVALGISGAVQHLYGMKHIDTIIAINTDPEAPIFNVATYGVCMDLFEFAKELEAQFN, encoded by the coding sequence ATGGCGGGAATCCTCATCGTTGCCGAACACCTGAACGGCGTGGTTCGCGACATCACGCGGGAAGCGATCGGCGCCGCGCAATCGGTCAAGGCGGCGCTTGGCGGCCCCGTCGTCGTTGCCGTGATTGGCAACGACATTGCCGCAATCGCCGACTCGCTCGACCTCGCCGGTGTCGACGAGATCGTGTCGGTCAAGGCGCCGGCCGATCACTTCGATCCGCATATCTACGAAGAATGCGTTCTCGAACTCGGCAAAAAATACACCCCCGAGCTGATCTTGCTCGGGCACACCGTCAACGGCATGGCGTGTGCCGCGGCCGTTGCGGCCCGGCTCGGCGCCGGCTTTGCGAGCGACGTGCTGGCGCTTTCCGCCGACGCCAACGGGGTTGTCGCGACGCGCGGCGCCTACGGCAACAAGGTCAACCTCGAAGTCGCATTCCCGGAGCGCAAGATCGTCGTCCTGGCGTTGCGCGGCGCGACCTATCCGGTTCCCGACGCCAAGGGCAATGCGCAGCGGACGACGTTCGAGCCCGATCTCGGCAAGGCCGCCGAGAGCATGCAGCATACCGGCTACATCGAGGCGCCGCAGTCGGACATCGACATCTCGAAAGCGGAATACATTCTCTCGGTGGGCCGCGGCATCCAGGAGAAAGATAACCTGCCGCGCTTCGAGCAACTCGCCGGGCGGCTCGGATTCACCTTCGGCTGCTCGCGCCCGATCGTCGATTCCGGCTGGCTGCCGAAGCCGCATCAGGTCGGCCAATCCGGCAAGGTCGCGAGCGCCTGCAAGGTCTACGTCGCGCTCGGCATCTCGGGCGCCGTCCAGCATCTCTACGGCATGAAGCACATCGACACCATCATCGCCATCAACACCGATCCCGAAGCGCCGATCTTCAACGTCGCGACCTACGGCGTCTGCATGGATCTCTTCGAATTCGCGAAGGAGCTCGAAGCCCAATTCAACTGA
- a CDS encoding heterodisulfide reductase-related iron-sulfur binding cluster — protein sequence MESREIFWGITTQQLIMFYMLGTASILVFLYGAYAHIAKYARGKSLVEPLELYGRVVRGLKDIFSHRTLRRRDLAAGLAHKGIFYGYLFGTIATTLYFLEIDIVKPLTGITFVKGKFYLIMSLLLDLGHLALIFGLIYMIVRRAFIRPRKLDYVRSYRGETELRAVAQGWRIEDWIFVVTLLIIECTGFLQEACGLIVDKPAWAAWSPIGFALSKTLTNAGLTEETAAAIRHANWWMHGILALTFTAAIPWYKAKHVIAAVGSLIFRNKQPLALLPGEPKDAEKAGISSIDDFTWKDMLHLDACTKCGRCHEACPARTAGYPLSPRDFILDLREYNDEARGCPTSAIDLVGGVIAPETLWACRTCGACQEICPVGIEHPSLIVRMRRHLVEQGTMDPLLRNTIIQIGDTGNSFGENSRKRSQWTKALEFRVKDIREDAADTLWFVGDYASFDPRNQKVSQTVARILKAAREDFALLHEGEKTAGNDVRRVGEEGLYEELATHNIEQMQAAKPFKRIITTDPHSYNTIKNEYPAFGKVAPIEHYSSVLADLLGSGRLKVRTPLNKRVTFHDPCHLGRLNGGYDAPRKVLELIGCELIEMPRNRDNSFCCGAGGGRIWIPDTPGTQKPSENRVHEAAALDIDIFVTCCPKDLTMFEDARKTGGHEKDFVVQDLAELVAEAIELKSLKLQDLPPLADRLVNAIATHISDAVAAKLDAVLKARLASLPAVAAPAALAPPAAAEQSVPAAAAPVQKEQAPADVAPKQDAKIAEAAPSAPAVEQKLTPVSWDGLKPVTPATFANYQAPPKTGLRILVTVKNVAKLGDEYGFTEDGRDVRREFMEFSLNEWDDAALEEALRCVEKMGGGEVVAVTVGDGDADASLLKALAKGAHRAVRIWDESLANADPITIARAIAGVAKAEDPDLIFSGVQSGDQAHGATGTALARILGLPHAAVVVGFEWDGKGPLKLTRELEGGLRHNFDLKAPAVVAIQTGINTPRFATMKMVKQAKQKPLVVVDGAGVVDGSGGYVVKRMYIPAQSKAEMLTGTPAEIAKFIANLIREKKG from the coding sequence GTGGAATCGCGCGAGATATTTTGGGGCATCACGACGCAGCAGCTGATCATGTTCTACATGCTCGGCACGGCATCGATCTTGGTCTTCCTGTATGGCGCGTACGCCCACATCGCAAAATATGCGCGCGGCAAATCGCTTGTCGAACCGCTGGAGCTTTACGGCCGCGTCGTCCGCGGCCTCAAGGATATTTTCTCGCATCGCACGCTTCGGAGGCGGGATCTCGCTGCGGGCCTCGCGCACAAGGGCATTTTCTACGGTTATCTCTTCGGCACGATCGCGACGACGCTCTATTTCCTCGAAATCGACATTGTCAAACCTCTGACGGGCATCACCTTCGTCAAGGGCAAGTTCTATCTCATCATGAGCCTGCTGCTGGATCTCGGCCATCTCGCCCTGATCTTCGGCCTCATCTACATGATCGTTCGCCGCGCGTTCATTCGGCCCAGGAAGCTCGACTACGTGCGCAGCTACCGGGGCGAAACGGAGCTTCGCGCCGTGGCCCAGGGCTGGCGGATCGAAGACTGGATTTTCGTCGTCACGCTTCTGATCATCGAGTGCACCGGCTTTTTGCAGGAAGCCTGCGGTCTGATCGTCGATAAGCCGGCGTGGGCGGCGTGGTCGCCGATCGGCTTTGCGCTTTCGAAAACGCTGACCAATGCCGGCCTGACGGAGGAGACAGCCGCCGCCATCCGGCATGCGAACTGGTGGATGCACGGCATCCTGGCGCTGACGTTCACGGCCGCGATACCCTGGTACAAGGCGAAGCACGTCATTGCGGCGGTCGGATCGCTGATCTTCCGCAACAAGCAGCCCCTGGCGCTTCTGCCGGGCGAGCCGAAGGATGCCGAAAAGGCCGGCATTTCCTCTATCGACGACTTTACATGGAAGGACATGCTGCATCTCGACGCCTGCACCAAGTGCGGCCGTTGCCATGAAGCCTGTCCGGCGCGCACGGCCGGATATCCGCTCAGCCCGCGCGACTTCATCCTCGATCTCCGCGAATACAACGACGAGGCGCGAGGCTGCCCGACCTCGGCGATCGACCTTGTCGGCGGCGTCATTGCGCCCGAAACGCTTTGGGCCTGCCGGACGTGCGGCGCCTGTCAGGAAATCTGCCCGGTGGGCATCGAGCATCCGTCGTTGATCGTGCGCATGCGCCGGCACCTGGTCGAGCAAGGCACGATGGACCCCTTGCTGCGCAATACGATCATCCAGATCGGCGACACCGGAAACAGCTTCGGCGAAAATTCGCGCAAGCGCTCGCAGTGGACGAAGGCGCTCGAATTCCGCGTCAAGGACATCCGCGAGGATGCCGCCGATACGCTATGGTTCGTCGGCGACTACGCCTCGTTCGATCCGCGCAACCAGAAGGTCAGCCAGACCGTCGCGCGGATCCTCAAGGCGGCGCGGGAAGACTTCGCGCTGCTGCATGAGGGCGAGAAGACTGCGGGCAATGACGTGCGGCGCGTCGGGGAAGAAGGGCTCTACGAGGAACTCGCCACCCACAACATCGAACAGATGCAGGCGGCCAAGCCGTTCAAACGCATCATTACGACCGATCCGCACAGCTACAACACGATCAAGAACGAATATCCCGCGTTCGGCAAGGTGGCGCCGATCGAGCACTATTCGAGCGTCCTTGCCGACCTGCTCGGCAGCGGCCGGCTCAAGGTCAGGACGCCGCTCAACAAGCGCGTCACCTTCCACGACCCGTGCCATCTCGGCCGCTTGAACGGCGGCTACGATGCGCCGCGCAAGGTGCTGGAGCTGATTGGCTGCGAGCTGATCGAAATGCCGCGCAATCGCGACAACTCATTCTGCTGCGGCGCCGGCGGCGGGCGCATCTGGATCCCCGATACGCCCGGCACGCAGAAGCCCTCCGAGAACCGCGTGCACGAAGCGGCGGCGCTCGACATCGATATCTTCGTCACCTGCTGTCCAAAGGACTTGACCATGTTTGAAGATGCTCGGAAGACCGGCGGGCACGAGAAGGATTTTGTCGTCCAGGATCTGGCCGAGCTCGTCGCCGAAGCCATCGAGCTGAAGTCGCTCAAGCTGCAGGATCTGCCGCCGCTCGCGGACCGCCTCGTCAACGCGATCGCCACGCATATTTCGGACGCGGTCGCCGCGAAGCTCGATGCGGTGCTGAAGGCGCGCCTCGCGAGTCTCCCGGCTGTTGCGGCCCCTGCGGCTCTGGCTCCACCGGCGGCTGCCGAGCAGTCCGTCCCGGCCGCCGCCGCGCCGGTCCAAAAAGAGCAGGCCCCGGCCGACGTCGCGCCGAAACAGGACGCAAAAATCGCCGAAGCCGCGCCGTCAGCGCCTGCCGTCGAGCAGAAACTTACGCCTGTCTCGTGGGATGGGCTGAAGCCCGTCACGCCGGCGACCTTTGCCAACTACCAGGCGCCGCCGAAGACCGGTCTGCGCATCCTCGTCACGGTCAAGAACGTCGCCAAGCTCGGTGACGAATACGGCTTCACCGAAGACGGTCGCGACGTGCGGCGCGAGTTCATGGAGTTCTCTCTCAACGAGTGGGACGACGCGGCCCTTGAGGAAGCTCTGCGCTGCGTCGAAAAAATGGGAGGCGGCGAGGTCGTGGCGGTCACCGTCGGCGATGGCGATGCCGATGCCTCGTTGCTCAAAGCCCTGGCGAAAGGCGCGCATCGCGCCGTCAGGATCTGGGACGAGTCCCTGGCCAATGCCGATCCCATCACCATTGCGCGGGCCATTGCCGGTGTCGCCAAGGCGGAGGATCCCGATCTCATCTTCTCCGGCGTGCAATCGGGCGATCAGGCGCACGGCGCTACGGGCACGGCACTGGCGCGCATTCTCGGGCTCCCGCACGCCGCCGTCGTCGTCGGATTCGAGTGGGACGGCAAGGGTCCGCTGAAGCTGACGCGCGAGCTCGAAGGCGGCCTGCGGCATAATTTCGATCTCAAGGCGCCCGCCGTCGTCGCCATTCAGACGGGCATCAACACGCCGCGCTTCGCGACCATGAAGATGGTCAAGCAGGCGAAACAGAAGCCGCTCGTCGTCGTCGACGGCGCCGGCGTCGTCGACGGCAGCGGCGGCTACGTCGTCAAGCGGATGTACATCCCCGCGCAGTCGAAAGCCGAAATGCTGACCGGCACGCCGGCAGAAATCGCGAAATTCATCGCCAACCTCATTCGTGAAAAGAAGGGCTGA
- a CDS encoding FAD-dependent oxidoreductase, producing the protein MARNPKHDILFEPIKIGPKTMKNRFYQVPHCIGAGSEKPGTQAGHRGMKAEGGWGACCTEYCSISPESDDCHRVSARIWDEGDVINLRHLNDSLHKHGALGGVELWYGGSHAPCMESRAVSYGPTSQASEFEYLTYCHEADLDDIKHLQNLYVEAAKRSVQAGFDIVYVYGAHSYLPLQFLSKYYNRRTDSYGGSFENRARFWVETLEKVKAAVGHEAAIATRFAVDTLYGADGVEALDEGIKFVELVDSKGLLDLWDLNVGDIAEWGEDAGPSRFYKAGHQRNWTDDCKKAAKVPVLGVSRETSPDDMAARIREGRLDILGFARPSIADPFIPKKIEEGRYEDIRECIGCNVCISRWEIGGPPMICTQNATANEEYRRGWHPEKFAKTKESCSVLVVGAGPAGMECARVLGERGYDVHLREAEAEIGGRIRKVVKYPGLAEWGRVTIYRQLQLQKLKNVEVHTGIGKMTAEDILNYGADKIVLATGSHWATDGTNFVTHSPVEGIDASLPHICTPEQILLENKPVGDNVLVVDCDGYFTGVSIAEYLADRGKHVKILTPLKGVAPYTHFTLEAPNLHRMMYEKKIHELTSHWLTKVEPGKATAYYLFRDGYKRNLGPKTGELPRRAGTDVVEVPFDTLVVCSARVPNDSLYRELAKRKNEWEKREIQAVYQAGDCFAPGLIAQAVFEGHRIAREFESSNPQRAQPWIRERQVWGHETYPKLSDRETVG; encoded by the coding sequence ATGGCAAGAAACCCAAAACACGACATCCTGTTCGAGCCGATCAAGATCGGCCCCAAGACCATGAAGAACCGGTTCTATCAGGTGCCGCATTGTATCGGCGCGGGGTCGGAGAAGCCCGGAACGCAGGCTGGCCATCGCGGCATGAAGGCTGAAGGTGGTTGGGGTGCCTGCTGCACCGAATACTGCTCGATCTCACCGGAATCGGACGACTGCCATCGCGTTTCCGCACGCATCTGGGACGAGGGCGACGTCATCAACCTGCGTCACCTGAACGACAGCCTTCACAAGCACGGCGCGCTCGGCGGCGTTGAGCTTTGGTACGGTGGTTCGCATGCGCCGTGCATGGAATCGCGCGCGGTCTCCTACGGTCCGACCTCCCAGGCCTCAGAATTCGAATACCTGACCTACTGCCACGAAGCCGATCTCGACGACATCAAGCATCTTCAGAACCTCTACGTCGAGGCAGCGAAGCGTTCGGTCCAAGCTGGCTTCGATATCGTCTACGTTTATGGCGCGCACAGCTATCTGCCGCTTCAGTTTCTGTCCAAATATTACAATCGCCGGACCGACAGCTATGGCGGTTCGTTTGAAAACCGCGCCCGCTTCTGGGTCGAAACGCTCGAGAAGGTGAAGGCAGCCGTTGGCCACGAGGCCGCGATTGCCACGCGCTTCGCTGTCGATACACTTTATGGCGCCGATGGCGTCGAAGCGTTGGACGAAGGCATCAAGTTTGTTGAACTCGTCGACAGCAAGGGTCTGCTCGACCTTTGGGATCTCAACGTCGGCGATATCGCGGAGTGGGGCGAGGACGCGGGACCATCGCGCTTCTACAAAGCCGGTCATCAGCGCAATTGGACGGACGATTGCAAAAAGGCGGCGAAGGTTCCGGTTCTCGGCGTGAGCCGCGAGACGAGCCCCGACGATATGGCTGCACGCATTCGCGAAGGCCGTCTCGACATTCTCGGATTTGCCCGTCCGTCGATTGCCGATCCCTTCATTCCGAAGAAGATCGAAGAGGGTCGCTACGAGGACATCCGCGAGTGCATCGGCTGCAACGTCTGCATCTCGCGCTGGGAAATCGGCGGCCCGCCGATGATCTGCACGCAGAACGCCACGGCCAACGAAGAATATCGCCGCGGCTGGCATCCTGAAAAGTTCGCCAAGACCAAAGAGTCGTGCTCGGTTCTCGTCGTTGGCGCGGGTCCGGCAGGTATGGAATGCGCCCGAGTTCTTGGCGAGCGCGGCTATGACGTCCACCTTCGCGAAGCGGAAGCTGAAATCGGCGGCCGTATCCGTAAGGTCGTCAAATACCCGGGTCTCGCGGAGTGGGGTCGCGTCACGATCTATCGGCAACTGCAGCTGCAGAAGCTGAAGAACGTCGAAGTCCATACCGGCATCGGGAAAATGACGGCGGAAGATATTCTCAACTACGGCGCCGACAAGATTGTGCTCGCCACCGGCTCGCATTGGGCGACCGACGGCACGAACTTTGTCACGCACTCGCCTGTTGAGGGTATCGATGCCTCGCTTCCGCACATCTGCACGCCGGAGCAGATCCTGCTCGAGAACAAACCCGTCGGCGACAATGTTCTGGTTGTCGACTGCGACGGATATTTCACGGGCGTGTCGATCGCCGAATATCTCGCCGACCGTGGCAAGCACGTGAAAATCCTGACGCCGCTGAAGGGCGTCGCGCCTTATACGCACTTCACCCTCGAGGCGCCGAACCTTCATCGCATGATGTACGAGAAGAAGATCCACGAGCTGACCAGTCACTGGTTGACCAAGGTCGAGCCCGGGAAGGCCACCGCGTACTATCTCTTCCGCGACGGCTACAAGCGGAATCTCGGACCGAAAACCGGCGAGCTTCCGCGTCGTGCCGGCACGGATGTCGTGGAGGTGCCGTTCGATACGCTCGTCGTTTGCTCGGCGCGCGTGCCAAACGATAGCCTCTACCGCGAACTCGCCAAGCGCAAGAACGAATGGGAGAAGCGCGAAATACAAGCAGTCTATCAAGCGGGAGACTGCTTCGCTCCCGGCCTCATTGCACAGGCCGTGTTCGAAGGGCATCGCATCGCTCGGGAATTCGAGTCCTCCAACCCGCAGCGTGCGCAGCCCTGGATTCGCGAGCGGCAAGTTTGGGGTCACGAAACCTATCCCAAGCTCTCTGATCGCGAAACAGTGGGCTAA